In Aspergillus luchuensis IFO 4308 DNA, chromosome 1, nearly complete sequence, the following are encoded in one genomic region:
- a CDS encoding NAD(P)/FAD-dependent oxidoreductase (COG:E;~EggNog:ENOG410PUA5;~InterPro:IPR006076,IPR036188;~PFAM:PF01266,PF13450;~go_function: GO:0016491 - oxidoreductase activity [Evidence IEA];~go_process: GO:0055114 - oxidation-reduction process [Evidence IEA]) has protein sequence MVSTSKSDPIAIIGAGVFGLTTALHLSSNGFTNVSVFERDNQVPARYSAGHDINKIVRAEYEDPWYTELTLVRPVPFPIQSHSLPHHTHLTPLSQQQAIEGWKTPLYAPHYHQTGFLHLVSGAAPEKASQTMNRFLASIRNHPTYKGKLTTISTPTDIRNIAWQLTGPLPGWNGYFNQLAGYAHSANALRAVYEAAAARGVKFFLGEDIGRVTSLIYSSPTNKKQVTGVRTANGQTYPCKLAVVAIGAAASTLVPEAGGQVVAKSWSLGHVKLTDEETSMLRGIPVTYARDLGFYFEPDPKTNLLKICPMGGGYINTDPASGVSYPPKTLQESEGVLPAEDEKRMRRLLRESLPQFADRPFVEKKLCWFADTSDSEFIIDFVPETEGSVVLCSGDSGHLFKMLPIVGDWVFTLLKERKQGVGRWRWKGGKKKEGKWEGDVSWRLGETREFEEVRLAPAPKL, from the coding sequence ATGGTATCAACATCCAAATCCGaccccatcgccatcatcggcgccGGTGTCTTCGGCCTCACCACAGCCCTCCACCTCTCCAGCAACGGCTTCACCAACGTCTCCGTCTTCGAACGAGACAACCAAGTCCCAGCCCGCTATTCCGCCGGCCACGACATCAACAAGATCGTGCGCGCAGAATACGAAGACCCATGGTACACTGAACTGACACTCGTACGTCCTGTCCCCTTCCCTATCCAATCCCATTCTCTACCCCACCATACACACCTAACACCCCTCTCTCAACAGCAAGCCATCGAAGGCTGGAAAACCCCCCTCTACGCCCCACACTACCACCAAACGGGCTTCCTGCACCTCGTCTCCGGCGCCGCCCCCGAAAAGGCCTCGCAGACAATGAACCGCTTCCTGGCCTCAATCCGCAACCACCCCACCTACAAAGGCAAACtaaccaccatctccaccccaaccGACATCCGCAACATCGCCTGGCAACTCACCGGCCCTCTCCCAGGCTGGAACGGCTACTTCAACCAACTAGCTGGATACGCGCACTCAGCCAACGCTCTCCGCGCCGTCTACGAAGCCGCCGCAGCCCGGGGCGTGAAATTCTTCCTCGGTGAAGACATCGGCCGCGTGACCTCGCTGATCTACTCATCCCCCACAAATAAGAAACAAGTGACAGGCGTCCGCACGGCCAATGGCCAAACCTACCCCTGCAAGCTCGCCGTCGTCGCCATCGGTGCCGCGGCATCTACCCTCGTTCCTGAAGCAGGAGGTCAAGTTGTCGCGAAGTCGTGGTCGCTGGGACATGTGAAACTCACTGATGAAGAGACGTCCATGCTCCGCGGCATTCCGGTAACCTATGCCCGCGATCTAGGATTCTACTTCGAGCCGGATCCGAAGACCAATCTGCTCAAGATCTGCCCGATGGGCGGCGGGTATATTAACACGGATCCCGCGTCGGGGGTATCGTACCCACCGAAGACATTGCAGGAGAGCGAGGGGGTGTTGCCGGcagaggatgagaagaggatgaggaggttgttgagggagtCGTTGCCGCAGTTTGCGGATCGGCCGTttgtggagaagaagttgtGTTGGTTTGCGGATACGAGTGATTCGGAGtttattattgattttgTGCCGGAGACGGAGGGGTCGGTTGTTCTCTGTTCGGGGGATTCGGGGCATTTGTTTAAGATGTTGCCGATTGTGGGAGATTGGGTGTTTACGttgttgaaggagaggaagcagggggtggggaggtggaggtggaaggggggtaagaagaaggaggggaagtgggagggagatgttAGCTGGCGGTTGGGGGAGACGAGGGAGTTTGAGGAGGTTAGACTAGCTCCGGCTCCGAAGCTGTAG
- a CDS encoding Zn(II)2Cys6 transcription factor (COG:S;~EggNog:ENOG410PX01;~InterPro:IPR036864,IPR021858,IPR001138;~PFAM:PF00172,PF11951;~go_function: GO:0000981 - DNA-binding transcription factor activity, RNA polymerase II-specific [Evidence IEA];~go_function: GO:0008270 - zinc ion binding [Evidence IEA];~go_process: GO:0006355 - regulation of transcription, DNA-templated [Evidence IEA]): MNVRSRTGCLACKKRKRRCGEEKPACRNCVVRGFECPYLSENSQQINLRFKISLANGYRLPLKKQNRRHFISVSAEDVALLSSEHNQDIVPAEKDDTRTKNLNGHALSPVRLEGSVFASPLVDCSGLEHQLFQYYLQVISRVRVFRDDSRNKFRSLVVPFCCGRRPLLYAVLSVSANDRRAETVPTHINYEQLALSYKSLALKSLRKSLSDVSNASEALMTCLILCTLEIASGCQPDWVRHAKGAFAIINSCSSMIDPEILFFARSYFQSRTVFFRTTGCHDDLHDKDAERLLEPQTGIDHGMDFFSQCTTLDINYADERTEIQPHFGCSLSLLDIIARATDLVSQKQKLRRNGCNSFFSEGEMMQRAMSLRSELDLLPKEHSPDSEYLTTCGECFRMAADLYLQLACDIPLTQPALQTLLGKLLDHIGKVIREDQERQLFPMWPIFLAGCLSTTDEDRARVLNYFTYLAHAWPVSNIPIVRKATETVWKFRDLNPHECGSGFDWQTIISRMNWKLALS; encoded by the exons atGAACGTCCGGAGTCGTACTGGCTGTTTGGCTTGCAAGA AGCGCAAGCGTCGCTGCGGAG AGGAGAAACCCGCCTGCAGAAACTGTGTCGTTCGCGGATTCGAGTGCCCGTACCTATCGGAGAACTCACAACAGATTAATCTAAGGTTTAAGATTTCTCTTG CAAATGGCTACCGGCTCCctctcaagaagcagaatcgGAGGCACTTCATCTCCGTTTCGGCCGAGGATGTCGCCTTGCTATCGTCTGAGCATAACCAAGATATTGTACCCGCAGAGAAAGATGATACACGCACTAAGAACCTAAATGGCCACGCACTTAGCCCGGTCAGACTGGAAGGATCGGTCTTTGCATCCCCTCTCGTCGATTGCAGTGGGCTCGAGCACCAACTTTTCCAGTATT ATCTGCAGGTAATCAGCAGAGTGAGGGTCTTCCGTGATGATTCGAGAAATAAGTTTCGATCTCTTGTCGTCCCATTCTGCTGCGGACGGAGACCGTTGCTCTACGCGGTTCTGTCCGTCAGCGCCAATGACCGTCGCGCCGAAACAGTGCCGACACACATAAACTACGAACAGCTAGCGCTTTCGTATAAGTCCCTCGCATTGAAGTCCCTTCGAAAATCTCTGTCAGATGTTAGTAATGCAAGCGAGGCCCTCATGACCTGTCTCATCCTGTGCACCCTGGAGATTGCCTCAGGCTGCCAGCCGGATTGGGTGCGTCATGCTAAAGGCGCCTTTGCCATCATAAACAGCTGCTCGAGCATGATAGATCCCGAGATTTTGTTTTTCGCCCGAAGCTACTTCCAGTCTCGTACTGTCTTCTTCCGCACCACGGGCTGCCATGACGATCTGCATGACAAGGACGCGGAGCGTCTGCTAGAGCCACAGACTGGGATCGACCATGGCATGGACTTTTTCTCACAGTGCACAACCCTTGATATCAATTATGCTGACGAGCGGACGGAGATCCAGCCCCATTTTGGCTGCTCTCTCAGCTTgctcgacatcatcgcccGGGCAACAGACCTGGTCAGCCAGAAACAAAAGCTTCGTCGCAATGGCTGCAATTCATTCTTTTCCGAAGGAGAAATGATGCAGCGGGCCATGTCACTGCGGAGTGAGCTGGACTTGTTGCCTAAAGAGCACTCCCCAGACAGCGAGTATCTGACAACCTGCGGAGAGTGCTTCCGCATGGCTGCCGACCTATACTTGCAACTGGCCTGCGATATCCCCTTAACCCAGCCAGCCCTTCAGACACTGTTGGGTAAACTACTGGATCACATTGGCAAGGTCATCCGCGAGGACCAGGAGCGGCAGCTCTTCCCAATGTGGCCAATATTCCTGGCAGGCTGTCTGTCCACCACCGATGAGGATCGGGCGCGCGTCCTCAACTACTTCACTTATCTCGCTCATGCATGGCCAGTCAGCAACATCCCCATCGTGCGTAAAGCCACAGAGACAGTCTGGAAGTTTCGAGACTTGAACCCCCATGAGTGTGGAAGTGGGTTCGATTGGCAAACGATTATCAGCCGGATGAACTGGAAATTGGCACTGTCGTAG
- a CDS encoding L-glutamate gamma-semialdehyde dehydrogenase (COG:E;~EggNog:ENOG410PMN3;~InterPro:IPR015590,IPR005931,IPR029510,IPR016160, IPR016161,IPR016162,IPR016163;~PFAM:PF00171;~go_function: GO:0003842 - 1-pyrroline-5-carboxylate dehydrogenase activity [Evidence IEA];~go_function: GO:0016491 - oxidoreductase activity [Evidence IEA];~go_function: GO:0016620 - oxidoreductase activity, acting on the aldehyde or oxo group of donors, NAD or NADP as acceptor [Evidence IEA];~go_process: GO:0010133 - proline catabolic process to glutamate [Evidence IEA];~go_process: GO:0055114 - oxidation-reduction process [Evidence IEA]) has product MAFKLPLSQPSPSLRSLGRRAARAPVLRARGVATVPFRLPAARNEPNLDYTRGSPERAEVEKVLKQMKSQLPLKSQAYVGGKALSISNTLQQPLPAEHATTFTNYPSVNAAQVNAAIDAALEAKEAWQNTPFVDRAAIFLKAAELVAGKYRYELIAATMLGQGKNIWQGEIDAAAELADFFRLNCNYAAELLEKQPDRGTEGMWTRVDYRPLEGFVYAVSPFNFTAIGGNLISGPALMGNVVVWKPSDSNVYASELVYKILLEAGLPPNVIQFVTGDAQEITQTVLGRREFGGLNFTGSSDVFRSLYAQVGENIGKKVYRDYPRLVGETSGKNFHLVHPTADIQSAVYHTLRGAFEYQGQKCSATSRLYLPESRAQEFLEKLKSEINEITIGSPEDMGAFMGPVIHKASFEKIKSVIDASNKDPSLELIAGGTYDGSKGYYVHPTVYRAKDPNHELFDKEIFGPVLAVYVYPDAEWSSVLKTVDQSGGGFALTGAVFAGDRRAIREAEDTLRYSAGNFYINCKTTAALIGQQSFGGSRSSGTNDKAGSANVLMRFASPRTIKEEFFPLNGFRYPSNE; this is encoded by the exons ATGGCCTTCAAACTACCTTTGTCTCAACCCTCACCCAGCTTGCGCTCCCTAGGACGCCGTGCCGCTAGAGCTCCAGTTCTTCGAGCTCGTGGTGTTGCGACCGTTCCTTTTCGTCTGCCAGCTGCTAGAAATGAGCCCAAC CTGGACTACACCAGGGGTTCTCCCGAAAGGGCAGAGGTCGAAAAAGTGCTAAAGCAGATGAAGTCACAACTGCCGCTCAAGAGTCAGGCATACGTCGGAGGCAAAGCGCTCTCGATCTCCAACACATTGCAACAGCCTCTGCCCGCCGAACATGCCACTACCTTTACCAACTACCCTAGCGTGAATGCTGCGCAAGTAAATGCGGCAATTGATGCAGCAttggaagcaaaagaagcgTGGCAGAACACTCCCTTTGTCGACCGGGCTGCTATTTTTCTCAAGGCTGCCGAGCTTGTCGCCGGCAAATACCGATACGAACTCATCGCTGCTACGATGCTGGGACAAGGCAAGAACATCTGGCAGGGTGAGATtgatgcagctgcagagTTGGCCGACTTCTTCCGTTTGAACTGCAACTACGCTGCtgagctgctggagaagcagcCCGACCGCGGCACTGAGGGAATGTGGAC CCGTGTGGACTACAGACCCTTGGAAGGATTCGTTTACGCAGTGTCGCCTTTCAACTTTACTGCTATTGGCGGAAACCTAATTAGCGGCCCAGCTCTTATGGGCAATGTGGTCGTTTGGAAGCCTTCCGATTCGAACGTGTACGCGAGTGAGCTCGTTTACAAGATTCTCCTGGAAGCTGGCCTGCCTCCCAATGTTATCCAGTTCGTTACAGGTGATGCGCAAGAGATTACACAGACAGTGCTCGGACGCAGGGAATTTGGTGGTCTCAACTTTACCGGTTCATCGGATGTCTTCCGTTCTCTGTACGCTCAGGTCGGCGAAAATATTGGCAAGAAGGTCTACCGGGACTACCCTCGTCTGGTTGGCGAGACCAGTGGCAAGAACTTCCACTTGGTCCATCCCACTGCCGATATCCAGAGTGCTGTTTACCATACTCTTCGTGGTGCTTTTGAGTACCAGGGACAAAAGTGCTCAGCCACCTCCCGACTGTACCTGCCTGAGTCTCGGGCACAGGAGttcttggagaagttgaagtcCGAGATCAACGAGATCACGATCGGTTCTCCCGAGGACATGGGAGCTTTCATGGGCCCTGTTATCCACAAAGCATCTTTCGAGAAGATTAAGTCGGTCATCGATGCCAGCAACAAGGATCCATCCTTGGAGTTGATTGCGGGTGGTACCTACGACGGCTCGAAGGGATACTACGTGCACCCTACTGTGTACCGGGCCAAGGATCCCAACCATGAGCTGTTCGACAAGGAAATCTTCGGTCCAGTGCTCGCAGTCTATGTCTACCCTGATGCCGAGTGGTCTTCGGTTCTGAAGACAGTCGACCAGAGTGGCGGTGGATTTGCTCTGACTGGAGCTGTATTCGCAGGCGATCGGCGTGCCATTCGCGAGGCTGAGGATACGTTGCGGTACTCTGCTGGAAACTTCTACATCA ACTGCAAGACTACTGCTGCCCTGATCGGACAACAGTCATTCGGTGGCAGTCGCTCTAGTGGAACCAACGACAAGGCTGGCAGTGCCAATGTCCTCATGAGATTCGCCAGCCCTAGAACTATCAAGGAGGAATTCTTCCCCTTGAACGGCTTCCGGTACCCCAGCAACGAGTAA